In the genome of Stomoxys calcitrans chromosome 4, idStoCalc2.1, whole genome shotgun sequence, the window ctagtttctcatacatatgcccacattttccaaataatcgtccacctatcgaattttagccaaaaacttgaaaaaattacccaaaaaactgaaaaagtaaattttgggtgaaccactgtgtgaaaacggaaaatagtaaggcgatgagaccggcatcaaacgacagctagcgaagcctagtttcctatacatatgcaaacattttccaaataatcgtctaactatcgaattttagccaaaaacttgaaaaaattacccaaaaaactgaaaaagtaaattttgcgtgaaccactgtgcgaaaacggaaaatagtaaggcgatgagaccggcatcaaacgacagctagcaaagcctagtttctcatacatatgctcacattttccaaataatcgtctaactatcgaattttagccaaaaacttgaaaaaattacccaaaaaactgaaaaagtaaattttacgtgaaccactgtgcgaaaacggaaaatagtaaggcgatgagaccggcatcaaacgacagctagcaaagcctagtttctcatacatatgctcacattttccaaataatcgtctaactatcgaattttaggcaaaaacttgaaaaaattacccaaaaaactgaaaaagtaaattttgggtgaaccactgtgtaaaaacggaaaatagtaaggcgatgagaccggcatcaaacgacagctagggaagcctagtttcctatacatatgcaaacattttccaaataatcgtccaactatcgaattttaggcaaagacttgaaaaaattacccaaaaattaaaaaaagtaaattttgggtgaaccactgtgtgaaaacggaaaatagtaaggcgatgagaccggcatcaaacgacagctagcgaagcctagtttctcatacatatgcccacattttccaaataatcgtccacctatcgaattttagccaaaaacttgaaaaaattacccaaaaaactgaaaaagtaaattttgggtgaaccactgtgcacaaatggaaaatagtaaggcgatgagaccggcatcaaacgacagctagcgaagcctagtttctcatacatatgcccacattttccaaataatcgtccacctatcgaattttagccaaaaacttgaaaaaattacccaaaaaactgaaaaagtaaattttgggtgaaccactgtgtaaaaacggaaaatagtaaggcgatgagaccggcatcaaacgacagctagggaagcctagtttctcatacatatgcccacattttccaaataatcgtccacctatcgaattttagccaaaaacttgaaaaaattacccaaaaaactgaaaaagtaaattttgggtgaaccactgtgtgaaaacggaaaatagtaaggcgatgagaccggcatcaaacgacagctagcgaagcctagtttcctatacatatgcaaacattttccaaataatcgtctaactatcgaattttaggcaaaaacttgaaaaaattacccaaaaaactgaaaaagtaaattttgcgtgaaccactgtgtaaaaacggaaaatagtaaggcgatgagaccggcatcaaacgacagctagggaagcctagtttctcatacatatgctcacattttccaaataatcgtctaaatatcgaattttaggcaaaaacttgaaaaaattacccaaaaaactgaaaaagtaaattttgggtgaaccactgtgtaaaaacggaaaatagtaaggcgatgagaccggcatcaaacgacagctagggaagcctagtttcctatacatatgcaaacattttccaaataatcgtctaactatcgaattttagccaaaaacttgaaaaaattacccaaaaaactgaaaaagtaaattttgcgtgaaccactgtgcgaaaacggaaaatagtaaggcgatgagaccggcatcaaacgacagctagcaaagcctagtttctcatacatatgctcacattttccaaataatcgtctaactatcgaattttagccaaaaacttgaaaaaattacccaaaaaactgaaaaagtaaattttgggtgaaccactgtgtgaaaacggaaaatagtaaggcgatgagaccggcatcaaacgacagctagcgaagcctagtttcctatacatatgcaaacattttccaaataatcgtccaactatcgaattttaagcaaaaacttgaaaaaattacccaaaaaactgaaaaagtaaattttgggtgaaccactgtgcacaaatggaaaatagtaaggcgatgagaccggcatcaaacgacagctagggaagcctagtttctcatacatatgcaaatattttcgaaataatcgtctaactatcgaattttagccaaaaacttgaaaaaattacccaaaaaactgaaaaagtaaattttgggtgaaccactgtgtgaaaacggaaaatagtaaggcgatgagaccggcatcaaacgacagctagggaagcctagtttctcatacatatgcaaatattttcgaaataatcgtctaactatcgaattttagccaaaaacttgaaaaaattacccaaaaaactgaaaaagtaaattttgggtgaaccactgtgtgaaaacggaaaatagtaaggcgatgagaccggcatcaaacgacagctagggaagcctagtttcctatacatatgcaaacattttccaaataatcgtctaactatcgaattttagccaaaaacttgaaaaaattacccaaaaaactgaaaaagtaaattttgcgtgaaccactgtgcgaaaacggaaaatagtaaggcgatgagaccggcatcaaacgatagctagggaagcctagtttctcatacatatgcccacattttccaaataatcgttcaactatcgaattttaggctaaaacttgaaaaaattacccaaaaaactaaaaaggtaaattttgggtgaaccactgtgtaaaacggaaaatagtaaggcgatgagaccggcatcaaacgacagctagggaagcctagtttcctatacatatgctcacattttccaaataatcgtccaactatcgaattttaggcaaagacttgaaaaaattacccaaaaaactgaaaaagtaaattttgggtgaaccactgtgcacaaatggaaaatagtaaggcgatgagaccggcatcaaacgacagctagcgaagccgagtttcttatacataaatttttttacctTTGTAATGTGAAATTTCCTTGCCTGGGATTTCAAAATCAATGAAAggttttgtatccttttgcattTTTGAATGAATAGATATGTGGGTTAAGTTGTGTACCTGTGTTGTAGATTTCGCCCAagtatttgcaaatattttgatcATCTGCGGTGAAGCATCCCATACACGTGTGTTTTCTCATTGGATTGGGTTTTCACATTAGAAGGTTTACTACTTTTTATTGTAAAATATCCCTGCCTGACTTTTCTAAGtcaatgaaggattttgtatCATTTTGCATTTTATTAACAAAGTGGCAAAGTTGGTTACCTGTGTACGCGACTTGActcaattttttgcaaatatcttgATCATTTAAGGTTTTTATTGGAGTCTACCTGTCATTAAAGGGTATTTTCaccgatctttaaaaaaatacttcggTTTTGATTTCCCCTTTCGATTTCTAGTCTGTGTTTGATCATCAAAGCGAAAAGTTATAATTTGCAAAGTTGTATACAtataaattgtgaaaaattaatttaaaaaagtgaACAGTGCAATTATAGACAATTTAAAAATGAATAGAAAAAGCTATTTCAGTGTTTTCGTCAAGTTGTACTTTTTAAATGCTAAAGAGAATAGTGGTGCCACGCtggaaaatttcctaaaaattaaaaccaacaGCATATATTTGGACATATTTGATCGTATGAATAAAGTTACAGAAGTGTTTCGTAAGCCCATCGGAGACAAATTACACCAACGATTAAaaatttacgcctcagtatgCCGACTTGTAAGTACACATATCTTCTTTATATCTGTGAACCATTTAAGCCGTTTCACATAATTTGTTTTATCAAAAGTGGAAGAAATTCTTACATATCTCTAGCTACTTTGAAACATTTTCTTATAAATATGAATAATGAAAGTGCAAACGAATCTCTACACATATATTcgtatataaaaaagaaaaaaaaatttgggacctttccaaattatttattattttgccaaaatactCCGTTATTCTACATTTGCATATTTCATTATTGTCTTACGACTGTGTCGAAACTTTTAATGTTAATTTCTTGATAATGTAGAAAAATTGTCGAACAAATTGGTTTTCTTGCAAAATAaacttcaaaattaaatttcacgCAAACTTTTCTAAAAACCATTAACCAGTCGATTgtgttgaaaaaatatttgttcatattgattttcttaaaatttaaacagCAAAAGACTAAAACTTAGTGAAACATTTATACTCTTCACCAGCaatgtagtacagggtattataacttagtgtttttgtttgtaaaatCCAGAAGACTAATTCTTAAGTACACCGATCGTTTcggaatcattttctgattcgatctagttATGTCGATCTATttatgtatgtctgtccgtctgtctgtatgttgaCCGGTCTATTTATACCCTTAACCACCACTGtagtacaggatattataggttaggttaaaaagagggtgcagttgtaaatccgccccatgccactatggacatacacctaagccaataatcggcttattgcgcgctctaaaaactataaagtaacctctaaaaagaaaatttttagtttggaattccgtgttacttacaaaatacttaattgttttcaataccacacccctaagttggttcgtgtTTGATATTgtttctccacctaagtgccggtatctgttaaacgcaaaagccgggcaataacaaaggaaatgctccaatgtgtcaatcttccccgcatgccctacacatgctatcacttggcgcaccaattttacataagtagtcctatgtgccccgttatgataaagggtgatttttttgaggttttgaggttaggattttcatgcattagtatttgacagatcacgtgggatttcagacatggtgtcaaagagaaagatgctcagtatgctttgacatttcatcatgaatagacttactaacgagcaacgcttgcaaatcattgaattttattaccaaaatcagtgttcggttcgaaatgtgttcattcaccgtaacgttgcgtccaacagcatctttgaaaaaatacggtccaatgattccaccagcgtacaaaccacaccaaacagtgcatttttcgggatgcatgggcagttcttgaacggcttctggttgctcttcactccaaatgcggcaattttgcttatttacgtagccattcaaccagaaatgagcctcatcgctgaacaaaatttgtcaaaatttgaacacatttcgaaccgaacactgattttggtaataaaattcaatgatttgcaagcgttgctcgttagtaagtctattcatgatgaaatgtcaaagcatactgagcatctttctctttgacaccatgtctgaaatcccacgtgatctgtcaaatactaatgcatgaaaatcctaacctcaaaaaaatcaccctttacctatAGCTAACTGGTGCAggatattataagtttgtgcatttgtttgcaacgctaagaaggagaagagctagacccattgataagtatgccgatcgactcagaatcactttcttattcgatttagccatgtccgtttatccgtctgtccgtctgagagtccatgtattcttgtaataaaagtacaggtcgtatttgtccAATCATTACGaacttttgcacatatcactctTTTGGCCCAAGaatgaacgctattgattttggtaaaaatcggttgagatttagatatagctcccctatataggTATCGCCCggttttcacttaaatggcagtagtagctaaaattttcagccGATCTGCACAATATTTGGCATGAATTATTCCgtaactgatcttaacataactgcaaaattttggcaaattcggttcagaattggatatagttccaatatatatgtatcgcccgatttacacttgtttgtttcgttttgttactgatcttaacatatctgcgaaatttcatcaaaatcggttcacaaatttggatgtagcactcATACATAATTATTGCCGAATTTGCATTGAAGGGTTTGTTTAATGAAGGGTTTGTTTAATGAAGTAATTAAGTTTCTTAAATCCAGAAAACCAATAAGAGTTTTGCAAAGATGAGGCACATTACCTTGAAGCAGCTTGTAAAATAGCCTAATAGCAGGAGGACGACGTGACGATTTGAagtatttttaccaaaattttggccGAAATTGTCGATATGAATTTTGATGAACTTAGCTTTGAGTGTCTTTATTATTTGCGAATATTTATCCCGATCTGCATAGTTTTAAAATGAATCAAAAATAGGGCaggagaaaaattaattttttatttaatttttttgattattttttttttagttttgtctttagagaaaatttaattaaaattttgtctttagagaaaatttaattaaaattttgtctttagagaaaattttattaaaatgttgtccttAGATACAAATTCCCTTAAATTAGGTTTTTGAAGACATTTTCCTTGAAAATATTTGTGGAGATACATTTATTGAAAGttgttttcaaagaaaattttataaaaaaaaatcaatgtattttgccaaaaaaaaaatccttgaaattgcttgttaagaagaaaatttattataattatatCTTTGGGTATTTAATATTAGTGTATTTATGGTCTtagtaaaaataaatgaaagcgAACTCAAATTCTTTACTTTTCACCTTCTAGTGTTCTTCTAGCcatcgaaaatcaataaatctaaatgttagtcaaatttttgtgaaaatttttgaagtatAATACGAAAaacattgaagaatttttatgaaatacacCTGACAGTACAAGTCCCGTTGAATGTCTGCAATGCTTGTTATCAATGTTTGTATATGGAATGCGATTGATCTTGTAAATGAAATGATATCGGCCATCATTTGAACAATACAGAAAAAACCGATTTTTAATCCCGTTTACAGAATTGAATTATAAATAATCTtgttcgtcttgacattctaaattAATATAAGCATGTCCgtacgcttaaaattttgcaataccTCTTAATAATAACGCACTAGCAAAACTATGTATTTCAACAGCGTTACTTTCTGCTGTTAGCCTTTTTACCTAAAGGCGAGTGTTTTGTGTATAGATCCTTttatatattcaaatttattaaCCCCATaaagagcaattttttatatgttcACTTCCATAGCAGCTTCACATAGAAaagattatttatttaaaaattgggATTAACGAAAAGTTCGAAAGGCTTACGTCATTTATATCCATCCTGCACAATACCTTTTAACTTGTCtgcattttatttgaattgaaaaGTTGGTCAACTTTATGCAGTAAGGCGTGAAAGTGTCCATGTTTACACACTTctgaaatatttgtttaatttattttctatttcaaaGTATAAAATATTAcatattgtttaaaaatttcagaATTCTGAATGCACATCACTCAAAAAGTTGACAAAAGAATTCAAAATGAAATGTAAACAACTCAACTGTATGCCTCTTTTTGAAAAGACTATCACAACAATTGGATTAGACATCACAGAGACCCAAATTTTgagttcgaattgtgaaaatgTTAAAGTCCATGGTGAGTGTTTTCAACAAAAAGAGCTATACGTTTAAGTAAGTACTAtttatttctttcaatttttattttagaatGTGGTGACATTGCAGAAGGTACTCCAATTGCAATTAAATCCTTGGTAAGCAATACTTCCAGTGGCGCACAACTTCAAGTAAATGACATCGTTTGGGTAGTGCCTGAAAACATTTGCGACATGAGTATTTATTATGTCccaaacgaatttgatagaaCTCAGTTTGAAGACGATGTAAGTGCGAATATAAATGACACAACGAAAGACTTACAAATCGAACTTACTGATAATCTAGTTTTAAATGAGGAAGaaggaattaaaaatttagTAGAAACAATCATTTTCCATGACAATGAAATACCTAATTCCATAGAAGAGAATGATGTTAAGGAAGTTATTAACAATTATTCAACTACCAATTCAGGCCTTATAACAGATGAGGTCATAGCTTTCAATGAGGAAGAGACAGTTACACATTTGGGGGACTCGATAATTTTTCTTGATAATGAAATGTTGAACTCCACAGAACAGAATAGTGTTAGGGCAGATATTGAAAATGACTTAATAAACATAACTACCAATTCAGACATCATAACAGAAGAATACAGAGTTTTGAGAAAACAAATTAAGTCCAGCAAATTACCCAATAAGGAAGTGGTTATAAAAGACATTATAACACCAAAAAGAAAGAGATCCAATAAATATAGCGAGTTTATAGGATATCTTGATTTTTCAGTGCAGGAGGCAATATTTATACATAAACATTTTATATCGCAATGTAGATACGATTTAGTATTGCCATTTTTAGAAGATTTGACAAGGGAAAAATTCAAAGCTATGAACAATGTCTGTCCGATTAACTTCTCGAGTTCTAAATGGAATGTATCAAATACAAAACTAATGCTTTATTCAAAGTGtttgtataaaaaggagggtTGTGGTTCGTATCGATTTGTTGTCTTACTTTCCCAAAAATCTATCACAGCTTATGTTCACGCGACACAAACTAAAGTTTTTCATCCAAAAATGTTAAAGACTCATCAAATTCGAAAAGTAGGTAGAAATATAGCAAAGGTTGAGCTCACCAATTTGTTTCCTTCTAATTGGAGAAACAACAAGTTAATTTCGCAGTCTGCTGCACTTAGGAAGTTAGGCAATAAACAGCAAGTTCCAACAAAAAGTGTTAGCAGAAAAATCAAATCCGAAATATTAAGGGCACTCGACCGAGATCAGGACAACTTTTTTGATATAGTCAAAATGTATATGGACAAAGAATGGAATGAATATATACAACATATTGGACTTCCTCAGGAAATTTATTTATTCACCAAAGAGCAAATATCCTCTTTGCatgtcaaaaacaaaaaagttctaAAGATGAGTagaaatactttattttttgaTGCTACGGGaagtatattaaaaaaatttgaaaagcgGACAAAAAGGGTATTTTTGTATAGCCTAATAGCACATGTTAGGTATAGTAATGAAAAGGAAGGTATTTTACTTCCCATAGCAGAGTCTTTCCAGTGTAGTCATTTTTCAGAAGATATTAagcgttttttttcttttttaaaaacattttgctaTTGCAACAGCCTGCAGTGGCCGATTGCTCGACGAATTGTTGTCGACTGGAGCATGGCATCTATACAAGCAATTATTTCAGTTTTCAATGAAGGACTAAAGATTTCGGACCTGGAGCAGTACTTGGCAAAATGTTACTCCTTAGTTAAAAACAaagttaataataaaaaaatagtaaTAGTGCAGATATGTTCTGCACATTTTTCTAGAATTACCTACAAAGATATTGAAGAGTCATTTTCGGACGCGGActcgataaatttttttaaacatcaaCTGCAAAAAGCTATGAATATTCATAGCTTTGACATTTTTTATTCGTGGCTCAAAAGGatgtttttgattttgttgtcCCCAACAAATACAGCCTCTGTTCTTGCAGCACTTGCTAAAGAAAGAAATGATAAGGAAAATGTTGGTACCAATGATATTTCTGAATCAGTTCTTCCTCCTATTACCAACGCTCAATACACAAAGAGTCCATTTTACATAAAAGCGTTACATATATACTGCACAATTAAACGCAATAGGCAATTACAgggagaaaaaaatttgttttacagCGAAAAGTTTGCAAATACATTGCTAAAGAAATATGCCACTTATGCCCCGCTTTGGACGAATATGATGGGAGTATTCGTTGAACCTGATCCAAAAAAACATCGCATTTCCAACAGCCCTGTGGAATCATATTTcaatgtaataaaaaaatacaccaTTGAAGGACGTTGCAACATACGTTCTGCCGATTATGTCAGAAGATCTATGACATATATCAAAGCGAAGCTGAAGGAGGTTGGTAATGAATGCCTCGATAGTGATATTAGCTTTAAAAAAACTAAAGCTAGAAACCAGCCTTTAGATGAAGAACATTGGCGAAGAACCCCTCACAAGGCGAAGAGAACTTTCAACAAGAATCTTGTATTTGAAAAACTAGTGAAAAAATACAACATGTTgccaagaaaaaagaaaaacgacCGCTACGTTCTCCTTAAATTTGATGACATCTATCAGAAAAGAAGCATGGACGTCACTTTTCCCCCAACAATAGATATTTCGGAATTTAAAAGCTTAGAAGGCACAAACTTTTTATACTCTAACGTAGTAGATATTTTCATTACAATTCAACTAAGTATTCACGGTTCGCAGTTGACCAAAAGCTTTAATTGTGAAGAAGGTGCTCACTATTTTTATTCGGACACGGACCAGCAATTGCCAATAGAAAACTACAAGCAAGTTATCATACCAATAATACACCAATCACATTTCACACTGGTGATAATAAATACGGAGAATAAAACCTTTACCTTCATCGATCCGCTGGGCGAGTGTAAAGGAAAGCTAGATCATTTGCTAACAACGTTCGTCTCTAAAAACAATGCTACTAGTTACATTCCAACAACAGTACCACATGCCATTCAAGCCGACACATTTAATTGCGGCGTCCATGTATGCCAATTCGTAGAAGCCATCTTAACTTCATCAGATTTAAGAAGTATTGAAAACCCAAACACCTACCGgcacaaaattaaacaagttcTCATCGACAACTGTGATGACATGATATCGATATGCATACATTGCGGCATAACTTCAGCAGATGGAATCGAATGCCAAGAATGTGGTCGCCAAACGTGCAACGGCTGTCAGCAACACTATTCCAAATTAAGTAATCCAAAATCCTTTAAATGTACACTTTGTGAAAATCCtcatgaaaaacaataaaataattggTTCACGCAAGCTTGACTTTTCGagtattttgggtaattttttcaagtatttgcctaaaattcgattgTTGGAcgattgtttggaaaatgtgggcatatgtatgagaaactaggcttccctagctgtcgtttgatgccggtctcatcgccttactattttccatttgtgcacagtggttcacccaaaatttactttttcagttttttgggtaattttttcaagtttttgcttaaaattcgatagttggacgattatttggaaaatgtttgcatatgtataggaaactaggcttccctagctgtcgtttgatgccggtctcatcgccttactattttccgtttttacacagtggttcacccaaaatttactttttcagttttttgggtaattttttcaagtttttggctaaaattcgataggtggacgattatttggaaaatgtgggcatatgtatgagaaactaggcttcgctagctgtcgtttgatgccggtctcatcgccttactattttccatttgtgcacagtggttcacccaaaatttactttttcagttttttgggtaattttttcaagtttttggctaaaattcgataggtggacgattatttggaaaatgtgggcatatgtatgagaaactaggcttcgctagctgtcgtttgatgccggtctcatcgccttactattttccgttttcacacagtggttcacccaaaatttactttttttaatttttgggtaattttttcaagtctttgcctaaaattcgatagttggacgattatttggaaaatgtttgcatatgtataggaaactaggcttccctagctgtcgtttgatgccggtctcatcgccttactattttccgtttttacacagtggttcacccaaaatttactttttcagttttttgggtaattttttcaagtttttgcctaaaattcgataggtggacgattatttggaaaatgtgggcatatgtatgagaaactaggcttcgctagctgtcgtttgatgccggtctcatcgccttactattttccatttgtgcacagtggttcacccaaaatttactttttcagttttttgggtaattttttcaagtttttgcttaaaattcgatagttggacgattatttggaaaatgtttgcatatgtataggaaactaggcttccctagctgtcgtttgatgccggtctcatcgccttactattttccgttttcacacagtggttcacccaaaatttactttttttaatttttgggtaattttttcaagtctttgcctaaaattcgatagttggacgattatttggaaaatgtttgcatatgtataggaaactaggcttccctagctgtcgtttgatgccggtctcatcgccttactattttccgtttttacacagtggttcacccaaaatttactttttcagttttttgggtaattttttcaagtttttgcctaaaattcgatagttagacgattatttggaaaatgtgagcatatgtatgagaaactaggctttgctagctgtcgtttgatgccggtctcatcgccttactattttccgttttcgcacagtggttcacgtaaaatttactttt includes:
- the LOC106095326 gene encoding uncharacterized protein LOC106095326, with the translated sequence MKCKQLNCMPLFEKTITTIGLDITETQILSSNCENVKVHECGDIAEGTPIAIKSLVSNTSSGAQLQVNDIVWVVPENICDMSIYYVPNEFDRTQFEDDPLFLQHLLKKEMIRKMLVPMIFLNQFFLLLPTLNTQRVHFT